GGTAAAAAGGCAAATTCGCCGAGAACAAAGTCTAAATTTTGTTGACGGAAGGCTACTAAAACGCTATTATCTCGTTGCGTACCATCCTATATACTACGAGGTGAGGCTCATGCCTCGACGGAACCACCAAAAACACGGGGCAGGCAGGAGCCGAACTGGCTCGGCGTTCTTCAAGAAGCTGGGGGGAGGTGATGTCGTATACGACCTTCCGGCCGATAACTCGCTGGATGATGGCTGGATTGGGGAAGCTCCGGGTCGCTACTTCGGTTTGCCCGGCTTCGTTCCGGTTACTGCCGAAGAGCCGGAGCCAAAGCCAGAGCCAGATCTGCCTCACGGCGTCGGATTCACAGAGCCGATCGAGGGCGCCGCTGGCGTGGTGCAGTTCTACCACCACGAAAGAGGATTTGGCTGGATCAAGCTCGACCACGACAGAAGAACCGT
The nucleotide sequence above comes from Patescibacteria group bacterium. Encoded proteins:
- a CDS encoding cold shock domain-containing protein — encoded protein: MPRRNHQKHGAGRSRTGSAFFKKLGGGDVVYDLPADNSLDDGWIGEAPGRYFGLPGFVPVTAEEPEPKPEPDLPHGVGFTEPIEGAAGVVQFYHHERGFGWIKLDHDRRTVFAHVSGLVHSNGEKPFLWKGMEVTFDVTFEARFDRWQAVHVRLTNSQSFTEWGSKRGIYFETEEDFLGHRQIYLRDRRSHRERVRVCP